The proteins below come from a single Chryseobacterium capnotolerans genomic window:
- the mmsB gene encoding 3-hydroxyisobutyrate dehydrogenase, whose translation MIMSNIAFIGLGNMGGPMAANLVKNGHSVTGFDLSNTALEALVSAGGQTSGSALEAVKNADVVITMLPSGKHVSELYSEEFVNSLQPNTLLIDSSTIDAVTARSVAKLAGSKGCKMIDAPVSGGTAGAKAGTLTFIVGGKTEDYEKARPILKCMGQNIFHAGDSGAGQVAKICNNMLLAIHMIGTSEAINLGIRHGLDPKILSEIMQKSSGKNWSLEVYNPYPGVMENAPASREYSGGFAVDLMTKDLGLAAEAGLETKTSTPLGNAALNLYRMWSESGNGAIDFSSIIQFLNGKLNVGNSN comes from the coding sequence ATAATTATGTCCAATATAGCATTCATAGGATTAGGAAATATGGGCGGACCTATGGCCGCAAACTTAGTGAAAAACGGTCATTCTGTAACCGGATTTGATCTTTCGAATACGGCTTTAGAAGCTTTGGTTTCAGCAGGCGGACAAACTTCCGGTTCAGCTCTGGAAGCCGTTAAAAATGCAGATGTAGTCATCACGATGCTTCCTTCCGGGAAACACGTTTCCGAATTGTACTCTGAAGAATTTGTCAACAGCTTACAGCCTAATACGTTATTGATTGACAGCAGCACCATAGATGCTGTAACAGCCCGTTCCGTAGCTAAACTTGCTGGATCTAAAGGCTGTAAAATGATAGATGCTCCGGTTTCCGGAGGCACAGCCGGAGCAAAAGCCGGAACATTAACGTTTATCGTAGGTGGTAAAACCGAAGACTACGAAAAAGCAAGACCTATTTTAAAATGTATGGGACAAAATATATTCCATGCAGGAGATTCCGGAGCTGGCCAAGTGGCAAAGATCTGTAATAATATGTTATTGGCTATTCATATGATCGGAACTTCCGAAGCCATTAATTTAGGCATCCGACATGGATTAGATCCTAAAATACTAAGTGAAATTATGCAGAAAAGTTCCGGTAAAAACTGGTCTTTAGAAGTCTATAATCCCTATCCGGGTGTAATGGAGAACGCTCCCGCATCCAGAGAATATTCAGGAGGATTTGCTGTAGATCTGATGACCAAAGACCTGGGACTGGCAGCGGAAGCAGGATTGGAAACCAAAACCTCTACCCCACTGGGAAATGCCGCTTTAAATTTATATAGAATGTGGAGTGAATCCGGAAATGGAGCTATAGATTTTTCAAGCATTATTCAATTTTTAAATGGGAAATTAAACGTAGGCAACAGTAACTAG
- a CDS encoding enoyl-CoA hydratase/isomerase family protein, producing the protein MSLLLTEIKNKVGIITLNSEKTLNSLSLPMIEELKTVLEDWKNSDEIACLFIQGAGEKALCAGGDVRQLHDAIIAQRAIDPTQVPQDCFDFFSKEYQVDYTIHTYPKPIIVWGHGIVMGGGIGIMVGASHRIVTERSKLAMPEITIGLYPDVGATWFLNKMPSAYGLYLGLTGARLDGADCQFLGLADYYVPSSSKATILNGLGLADWNKNPHKTVSEIVKNVSKNVSVPESQAALHQDFVKQFEKAETLDQFREILINSNEKDEWINAGIKSFEAGSPSSAHLIFRQLKQGKDLSLEEVFQSELNLSCQCCIHPDFTEGVRALLVDKDQSPKWQPATLDEVTQEWLNSYFEWIIGEWKVNKEVMIGS; encoded by the coding sequence ATGAGCTTACTCCTTACAGAAATAAAAAATAAAGTCGGAATCATCACGCTTAATTCTGAAAAAACACTCAATTCTTTGTCATTACCCATGATTGAAGAATTAAAAACGGTTTTGGAAGACTGGAAAAATTCAGATGAAATAGCCTGCCTGTTTATTCAGGGGGCAGGTGAAAAAGCGCTGTGTGCAGGAGGAGATGTAAGACAATTACATGATGCCATCATTGCACAGAGAGCGATTGATCCTACCCAGGTACCACAGGATTGTTTTGATTTCTTCTCAAAAGAATATCAGGTAGATTATACTATACATACCTATCCTAAACCTATCATCGTTTGGGGGCACGGAATTGTGATGGGAGGCGGAATCGGAATTATGGTCGGCGCCTCACACCGTATTGTAACGGAAAGAAGTAAACTCGCGATGCCGGAAATTACAATTGGTTTGTATCCGGATGTGGGTGCAACTTGGTTTTTAAATAAAATGCCATCCGCTTATGGTTTATATTTAGGATTAACAGGAGCCAGACTGGATGGAGCCGATTGCCAATTTTTAGGTTTGGCAGACTATTATGTACCTTCCTCTTCAAAAGCAACCATCCTCAACGGATTAGGACTTGCTGACTGGAATAAAAACCCTCATAAAACCGTTTCTGAAATAGTAAAAAATGTTTCCAAAAACGTTTCTGTTCCGGAATCACAGGCAGCCTTGCATCAGGACTTTGTAAAACAGTTTGAAAAGGCTGAAACATTGGATCAATTCAGAGAAATATTAATCAATTCTAATGAAAAAGATGAGTGGATTAATGCTGGAATTAAAAGTTTCGAAGCAGGTTCTCCCAGTTCAGCTCACCTCATTTTCAGACAACTGAAACAAGGTAAGGATTTAAGTTTGGAGGAAGTTTTTCAGTCTGAACTGAATCTATCCTGCCAATGTTGCATTCATCCCGATTTCACAGAAGGAGTACGGGCATTATTAGTAGATAAAGATCAGTCTCCAAAATGGCAGCCTGCTACCTTAGATGAGGTCACTCAGGAATGGCTAAACTCTTATTTTGAATGGATCATCGGAGAATGGAAAGTGAATAAAGAAGTAATGATCGGATCTTAA
- a CDS encoding CoA-acylating methylmalonate-semialdehyde dehydrogenase has translation MSQKVKIVINGAFIESKTQEYLPVENPASQEILAEVPLTLVSEIDQAIEAATEAFKSWKEVATPERARLFLKYQHLLKEHQKEIAEILSKENGKTFADAMGDVWRGIEVVEHACNIPTLMMGETVENVARGVDTYSYIQPLGVCAGITPFNFPAMIPLWMFPMAIACGNTFILKPSEQTPMTSMKMAELFLEAGFPKGVLNIVHGSKDQVNHILNHPEIKAISFVGSVPVAEHVYRTGTDNLKRVQAFGGAKNHMVVMPDANKGQVINNLVGASCGAAGQRCMAISVAVLVGEAQHWVEEIKTALSTIKPGVWSDESAAFGPLINKQSKEKVLRLIKSAYDQGAEVLLDGSNCTVEGYENGYFVGPTLFSNVSVEMDIYKEEIFGPALLLLKADTLDKAIQIINNNPYGNGTSIFTNSGAAARKFQHEIEVGQIGINLPIPVPLPFFSFTGWRKSFFGDLHSYGKQGVKFYTETKTITARWFEEDVPGGNINMTISLK, from the coding sequence ATGTCACAAAAAGTAAAAATAGTAATCAATGGAGCGTTTATTGAAAGTAAAACTCAAGAATACCTTCCTGTAGAAAATCCTGCTTCCCAAGAAATTCTTGCTGAAGTACCTTTAACATTAGTATCAGAAATCGATCAGGCTATTGAAGCGGCTACAGAAGCTTTCAAAAGCTGGAAAGAGGTTGCCACTCCTGAAAGAGCAAGGTTATTTTTAAAATACCAGCACCTTTTAAAAGAGCACCAAAAAGAAATCGCCGAAATTTTATCCAAAGAAAACGGAAAAACCTTTGCGGATGCTATGGGCGATGTATGGCGCGGTATTGAAGTCGTGGAACATGCCTGCAATATTCCAACCCTAATGATGGGAGAAACCGTAGAAAATGTAGCCCGTGGCGTGGATACCTACAGCTACATCCAACCTCTTGGAGTTTGTGCGGGAATTACTCCCTTCAACTTCCCTGCGATGATTCCTTTATGGATGTTCCCAATGGCGATTGCCTGTGGAAATACTTTTATCTTAAAACCTTCTGAACAAACCCCGATGACCTCCATGAAAATGGCAGAATTGTTCTTAGAAGCCGGTTTTCCAAAAGGAGTCCTGAATATTGTTCATGGCTCCAAAGATCAGGTGAATCATATCCTGAATCATCCTGAAATCAAAGCCATTTCATTTGTAGGTTCGGTACCTGTTGCAGAGCATGTTTACCGTACAGGAACAGATAACCTGAAAAGAGTTCAGGCATTTGGAGGCGCAAAAAACCACATGGTTGTGATGCCGGATGCCAACAAAGGACAAGTGATCAATAATTTAGTCGGTGCCTCTTGCGGAGCTGCCGGTCAACGCTGTATGGCGATCAGTGTAGCGGTGCTGGTAGGAGAAGCTCAACATTGGGTAGAAGAGATCAAAACAGCTTTAAGCACTATCAAACCTGGAGTATGGTCTGATGAATCTGCTGCTTTTGGCCCTTTAATTAATAAGCAGTCTAAAGAGAAGGTGTTAAGGTTAATCAAAAGTGCCTACGATCAAGGTGCTGAAGTACTATTAGATGGAAGTAACTGTACCGTAGAAGGCTATGAAAATGGATATTTTGTAGGTCCAACTCTCTTCAGTAATGTATCTGTGGAAATGGATATTTACAAAGAAGAAATCTTTGGCCCTGCTTTACTTTTATTAAAAGCAGACACGCTGGATAAAGCTATTCAGATCATCAACAACAACCCTTATGGAAACGGAACTTCGATCTTTACCAATTCGGGAGCGGCTGCCAGAAAATTCCAGCACGAAATTGAGGTAGGACAGATTGGAATCAACCTTCCGATTCCTGTTCCATTACCATTTTTCTCATTTACAGGATGGAGAAAATCTTTCTTTGGAGATCTGCATTCTTATGGAAAACAAGGGGTAAAGTTTTATACCGAAACCAAAACCATTACTGCCCGTTGGTTTGAAGAAGATGTTCCCGGAGGGAATATAAATATGACAATCAGTTTAAAATAA
- a CDS encoding bifunctional 2-methylcitrate dehydratase/aconitate hydratase: protein MSSHISNERPQPDKVLTDIADYVLNYEIKNDLAWKTAHYCLLDTIGCGLEALTYPACTKLLGPVVKGTVVPNGAKVPGTQFQLDPIQAAFNIGTIIRWLDFNDTWLAAEWGHPSDNLGGILATADWLSRTNIAEGKSPLKMKQVLEAMIMAHEIQGVMALENSFNKVGLDHVLLVKLASTAVVGKLIGLTREEIINAVSLAFVDGQSLRTYRHAPNTGSRKSWAAGDATSRAVRLALIAKTGEMGYPSVLTAKTWGFYDVSFKGNEFKFQRDYGSYVMENVLFKISFPAEFHSQTAVEAAMTLHATLKKIGKTTDDIKKMTIRTHEAAIRIIDKKGPLNNPADRDHCIQYMVAVPLIYGRLTASDYEDNIASDPRIDILRDKIECIEDVQFTTDYHDPEKRSIANAMTIELNDGTILDEIVVEYPIGHKRRREEGIPELIKKYKVNLARIFPEKQQKTILENSLEYETLINLNVNEFVDLLVI from the coding sequence ATGTCATCACACATTTCAAATGAAAGACCCCAACCGGATAAAGTATTAACAGATATTGCAGATTATGTATTGAACTATGAGATCAAAAATGATCTGGCTTGGAAAACAGCCCATTATTGTCTTCTCGACACCATCGGATGTGGATTGGAAGCTTTAACTTACCCAGCGTGTACAAAACTTTTAGGTCCTGTCGTAAAGGGAACAGTGGTTCCTAACGGAGCAAAAGTTCCGGGTACACAGTTCCAGCTGGATCCTATTCAGGCTGCATTCAATATTGGAACTATTATCCGTTGGCTGGATTTCAATGATACCTGGCTGGCGGCTGAATGGGGACATCCATCAGATAATCTTGGCGGAATTTTAGCCACAGCAGACTGGTTATCAAGAACCAATATTGCAGAAGGAAAATCGCCTTTAAAAATGAAGCAGGTATTGGAAGCCATGATTATGGCCCATGAGATTCAAGGGGTAATGGCATTGGAAAACTCTTTTAATAAGGTAGGTTTAGATCACGTATTATTGGTAAAACTGGCTTCTACCGCTGTTGTAGGAAAGCTGATTGGTTTAACGCGTGAAGAGATCATCAATGCAGTATCACTAGCTTTTGTAGACGGACAATCTTTAAGAACCTACCGTCACGCTCCCAATACAGGTTCCCGTAAATCCTGGGCTGCCGGAGATGCAACATCCAGAGCAGTACGTTTAGCATTGATCGCTAAAACAGGAGAAATGGGTTACCCATCTGTATTAACAGCAAAAACATGGGGATTCTATGATGTCTCTTTCAAAGGAAATGAATTCAAATTCCAGAGAGATTATGGTTCTTATGTCATGGAAAATGTATTATTCAAAATCTCATTCCCGGCAGAGTTCCACTCTCAAACCGCTGTAGAAGCAGCAATGACACTGCATGCTACCTTGAAAAAGATTGGAAAAACAACAGACGATATCAAAAAAATGACCATCCGCACCCACGAAGCTGCCATTCGTATCATTGATAAAAAAGGACCTTTGAACAATCCGGCAGACCGTGATCACTGTATCCAATATATGGTAGCTGTACCATTGATTTACGGAAGATTAACGGCTTCAGACTATGAAGATAATATTGCTTCAGACCCAAGAATTGATATTCTCCGTGATAAAATTGAATGTATTGAAGATGTTCAGTTTACAACAGATTATCACGATCCGGAAAAGCGTTCCATTGCCAATGCGATGACCATAGAACTGAATGACGGAACTATTCTTGACGAAATTGTAGTAGAATATCCTATCGGGCATAAACGCAGAAGAGAGGAGGGAATTCCTGAGCTTATCAAGAAATACAAAGTCAACTTAGCCCGTATTTTCCCTGAAAAACAACAAAAAACAATACTGGAAAACTCATTGGAATACGAAACATTGATCAATCTTAATGTCAATGAATTCGTTGATCTACTGGTAATATAA
- a CDS encoding TetR/AcrR family transcriptional regulator, whose protein sequence is MFSSIQNEQDQLSEQILTAASELYLKYGFKKVTMDDISKAIGKSRTSIYYYYKNREEVFQAVLNSLVKEVIFEIGNAVDQQETLEEKIRAFCLTKIKTSESKTPFFTAVEAGMNAEEKSRHSQVMEVVHQHLMAGEKIILEKAISQSIHTKEIRPLTSEELDTIIFILQSSIRGVKREMLFKNSFDGLNATVEVLTSMTVKWLA, encoded by the coding sequence ATGTTTTCATCCATACAAAATGAACAGGATCAACTTTCAGAACAGATACTTACAGCTGCCTCTGAACTTTACCTGAAGTATGGTTTCAAAAAAGTAACGATGGATGATATTTCCAAGGCCATCGGAAAAAGCAGAACTTCTATTTATTATTATTATAAAAACCGTGAAGAAGTCTTCCAGGCTGTCTTGAATTCTTTAGTAAAAGAAGTCATTTTCGAAATCGGAAATGCAGTGGATCAACAGGAGACATTGGAAGAAAAAATAAGGGCATTCTGTCTGACAAAGATTAAAACGTCTGAAAGCAAGACTCCTTTCTTTACGGCTGTAGAAGCTGGAATGAATGCTGAAGAAAAATCAAGACACTCTCAGGTCATGGAAGTTGTACACCAACATTTGATGGCTGGAGAAAAGATTATTCTTGAAAAAGCCATTTCACAAAGTATTCATACAAAAGAAATCCGTCCTTTAACATCAGAGGAACTGGATACTATTATTTTTATTTTACAGAGCAGTATTCGAGGAGTTAAACGTGAAATGCTTTTCAAAAATAGTTTTGACGGATTAAATGCAACCGTAGAAGTTCTGACTTCTATGACTGTTAAATGGCTCGCATAA
- a CDS encoding isochorismatase family protein → MKKLSNISTFRAFQSNNYTLYFFGRSVSQFGTWMQRTAVVWVIYSMTHSAFMLGLTIFAEQFPSFLFSALGGVAADRHNRYKIIQITQIASLIQSVLLAVLVMTGHHNVWPILGLSVLLGIINAYDVPARQSLINEVVHDPADLQSALSLTAAMASLAKLLGPALSGIILNQFGAGVCFILNAASFAAVMISISMMKISKTTYNSNKTKQGVLKELAEGFIYIKKESSIGWIIIMLSITGLFILPYDTLIPVYAKEIFKGDAQTFGYISSFIGAGAVLGTIILASLKETVSMRKILIGSTIVLSVGLICFSYTTNFMLSMFFAAVTGFGGVAQFTTCNIIVQSEAAPEMRSRAISILLTAIFGMMPLGSLLIGIISEKIGAPKTLLFEGIAGLIIAFAFRNILIKKRKTAHQINGFWRNLKNYSSIKHNIIKMEKTKKALLVMDMQSSILGSLPDATLLITNMAQAIKTARENQIPVIYIVVGFRQGMPEVSKNNKAFSAIKQHMANINMQEWMTIHPDLAPQEQDIVITKKRFSAFMGSDLEVVLRSHDIEHLVLAGISTSGVVLSTLREAADKDYKLTVIEDCCTDGDLEVHQVLMNKVFPRQAEVVHLQQWT, encoded by the coding sequence ATGAAGAAACTAAGTAATATCAGTACGTTCAGAGCTTTTCAGAGTAATAATTATACTTTGTATTTTTTTGGACGTTCTGTCTCACAATTTGGTACATGGATGCAGCGTACAGCGGTGGTTTGGGTGATTTACAGTATGACCCATTCTGCATTTATGCTGGGGCTGACTATTTTCGCAGAACAGTTCCCTTCCTTTCTATTTTCTGCTCTTGGAGGCGTAGCCGCAGACCGTCACAACCGATATAAAATCATTCAGATCACCCAGATTGCTTCCTTGATACAATCGGTTTTATTGGCTGTTTTGGTGATGACAGGCCATCATAACGTATGGCCCATTTTAGGATTAAGCGTCTTACTCGGAATTATCAACGCTTATGATGTCCCTGCAAGACAATCTTTGATTAATGAAGTGGTACATGATCCGGCAGATCTGCAAAGTGCTCTTTCCTTAACGGCTGCAATGGCGAGTCTTGCGAAACTACTTGGACCAGCCTTATCAGGGATTATTCTAAATCAGTTCGGAGCCGGAGTTTGTTTTATTTTAAATGCAGCAAGCTTTGCAGCCGTCATGATTTCTATTTCTATGATGAAAATTTCGAAGACGACATATAACTCCAATAAAACAAAGCAAGGTGTACTTAAAGAACTTGCAGAAGGTTTTATCTATATAAAGAAAGAATCTTCTATCGGCTGGATTATCATCATGCTCAGCATTACAGGATTATTTATTCTTCCTTATGATACGCTTATTCCCGTATATGCCAAAGAAATTTTCAAAGGGGATGCACAAACGTTCGGTTATATATCGAGCTTCATTGGTGCAGGAGCGGTATTGGGAACCATTATTCTAGCTTCTTTAAAGGAAACCGTTTCAATGAGAAAAATATTAATTGGAAGTACGATTGTCTTAAGTGTTGGACTTATTTGCTTCTCATACACCACCAATTTCATGCTTTCAATGTTCTTTGCAGCGGTTACCGGTTTTGGTGGTGTTGCTCAGTTTACGACCTGTAATATCATTGTACAGTCTGAGGCAGCTCCTGAAATGCGTTCCAGGGCGATCAGTATTTTGCTGACTGCGATATTTGGAATGATGCCGCTAGGAAGCCTGCTGATTGGAATTATTTCTGAAAAAATAGGAGCTCCCAAAACACTACTTTTCGAAGGAATTGCGGGACTGATTATCGCTTTTGCCTTTCGAAATATTTTAATTAAAAAAAGAAAAACAGCCCACCAAATCAACGGCTTCTGGAGGAATCTGAAGAACTATTCATCAATAAAACATAATATTATAAAAATGGAAAAAACAAAAAAAGCATTATTGGTTATGGACATGCAGTCATCAATTCTAGGTTCACTGCCTGATGCAACACTATTGATTACCAATATGGCACAGGCGATTAAAACTGCACGTGAAAACCAAATTCCGGTCATCTATATCGTTGTAGGATTCCGACAGGGAATGCCTGAAGTAAGTAAAAACAACAAAGCTTTCTCAGCAATAAAACAGCATATGGCTAACATTAATATGCAGGAATGGATGACTATTCATCCTGACCTTGCTCCTCAGGAACAAGATATTGTCATCACTAAAAAACGATTCAGTGCTTTTATGGGAAGTGACCTGGAAGTTGTGCTCAGAAGTCATGATATAGAACATCTGGTACTGGCAGGAATATCAACCAGCGGTGTGGTCCTCTCCACTTTAAGAGAAGCTGCTGACAAAGATTATAAGCTAACGGTCATAGAAGATTGTTGTACAGATGGCGATCTGGAAGTTCATCAGGTTTTGATGAATAAAGTATTTCCCAGACAGGCGGAGGTTGTTCATTTACAGCAATGGACTTGA
- a CDS encoding acyl-CoA dehydrogenase family protein, producing the protein MEFNLSDEQLAFQDAARKFAEKELAPYASEWDAQKIFPREAIAKAGELGFCGVYTSENAGGLGLSRLDAAIIFEELAAACPSTTAYITIHNMVSWMIDEFGNDEIRKEFCSKLASGALLGSYCLTEPGSGSDAAGLKTTAIKKENKYIINGTKAFISGAGESDILIVMARTENSGAKGISAFVVPAQTQGISFGEKEKKLGWNTQPTRFVFLDHVEVDDKYLLGTLGEGFKIALKGLDGGRINIGTCSVGAAQGAINQAQKYMHERQQFGKSLAQFQSLQFKIADMATELVAARQMVQLAAFKLDSKDLNATTYCAMAKRLATDMCFNICNEALQILGGYGCTQDFPVERLMRDARVHQVVEGTNEIMKLVISRKILEEGATLQIR; encoded by the coding sequence ATGGAATTTAACCTAAGTGATGAACAACTGGCATTTCAGGATGCCGCAAGAAAGTTTGCTGAAAAAGAGCTCGCTCCCTATGCCTCGGAATGGGATGCTCAAAAAATATTCCCAAGAGAAGCCATAGCCAAAGCAGGTGAATTGGGATTTTGTGGAGTTTATACAAGTGAAAATGCAGGCGGTTTGGGATTATCTAGACTTGATGCGGCTATTATATTTGAAGAATTGGCAGCTGCCTGCCCTTCCACTACTGCTTATATCACCATACACAATATGGTTTCCTGGATGATTGATGAATTTGGAAATGATGAGATCAGAAAAGAATTCTGTTCAAAACTGGCTTCCGGAGCACTGCTTGGCTCTTACTGCCTTACGGAACCGGGATCAGGATCAGATGCAGCAGGGTTGAAAACGACGGCCATCAAAAAGGAAAATAAATATATCATTAATGGAACAAAAGCTTTCATTTCAGGAGCTGGCGAAAGTGATATTCTTATTGTGATGGCGCGTACAGAAAACTCCGGAGCCAAAGGAATCAGTGCCTTTGTAGTCCCTGCTCAAACTCAGGGAATCAGCTTTGGTGAAAAAGAGAAAAAACTGGGATGGAATACCCAGCCTACCCGTTTTGTATTTCTTGATCATGTAGAAGTGGATGATAAATATCTTTTAGGTACCTTAGGGGAAGGATTTAAAATTGCCCTGAAAGGATTGGACGGCGGCCGTATCAATATCGGAACCTGTTCCGTAGGAGCTGCCCAGGGAGCCATCAACCAGGCTCAAAAGTATATGCATGAAAGACAGCAGTTTGGAAAATCACTGGCTCAGTTTCAGTCTTTGCAGTTTAAAATTGCAGATATGGCTACGGAATTGGTGGCTGCCCGTCAAATGGTTCAGCTGGCAGCATTTAAGCTTGATTCTAAAGACCTCAACGCCACTACTTACTGCGCCATGGCTAAGCGGCTGGCTACCGATATGTGCTTTAACATCTGTAATGAAGCATTGCAGATATTGGGAGGATACGGATGCACCCAGGATTTTCCTGTAGAACGTTTAATGCGTGATGCCAGAGTGCATCAGGTAGTAGAAGGTACTAATGAAATTATGAAGCTCGTTATTTCAAGAAAGATACTTGAAGAAGGAGCTACTTTACAGATTCGTTAA
- a CDS encoding enoyl-CoA hydratase/isomerase family protein — protein MNFETLLYEQHGLIGTLTINRPQALNALNEVVLKELKIFADQIKTIPNIRVLIITGSGEKAFVAGADIKAMQGMTPQEAEAFSIMAQTAFNAIEELPFAVIGAVNGFALGGGCELALSCDIILASEKAKFGLPEVTLGLLPCFGGTQRLPRAIGLYKAREMVFSGEFYSAAACKEFGFVNRVIAPEDLLNETQKLAETIALRGPIAIAKAKQSLNTGSELHIADGLKQEAALFGELFNTQDHNEGISAFIEKRNPEFTGK, from the coding sequence ATGAATTTTGAAACCCTATTATACGAACAACACGGACTTATCGGAACACTGACTATTAACCGTCCACAAGCCTTAAATGCGTTGAATGAAGTTGTTTTAAAAGAACTAAAAATATTTGCCGATCAGATAAAAACCATCCCAAACATTCGCGTTCTGATCATCACAGGCTCCGGAGAAAAAGCTTTTGTTGCCGGTGCAGATATCAAAGCCATGCAGGGAATGACTCCTCAGGAAGCTGAAGCCTTTTCCATCATGGCACAAACCGCATTTAACGCCATTGAAGAACTACCATTTGCGGTTATTGGAGCAGTGAACGGTTTTGCATTAGGCGGCGGCTGTGAGCTGGCATTATCCTGCGACATTATTCTGGCCAGTGAGAAAGCTAAATTCGGACTGCCGGAAGTTACTTTAGGCTTATTACCTTGTTTTGGCGGAACACAGCGTCTCCCAAGAGCAATTGGACTGTACAAAGCAAGAGAAATGGTTTTCTCAGGCGAATTTTATTCAGCAGCTGCCTGTAAAGAATTTGGTTTTGTCAATCGTGTTATTGCTCCTGAAGACCTATTGAATGAAACTCAAAAACTGGCAGAAACCATTGCCTTAAGAGGACCAATAGCTATAGCAAAAGCAAAACAATCATTAAATACAGGCTCTGAGCTTCATATTGCGGACGGGCTTAAACAAGAAGCCGCCTTATTTGGAGAATTATTTAATACCCAAGACCATAACGAAGGCATAAGTGCATTTATAGAAAAAAGAAATCCTGAATTTACAGGGAAGTAA
- a CDS encoding NAD-dependent epimerase/dehydratase family protein, producing the protein MQTILGANGQIGEELARELKRNYTSDIRIVSRNAQKVNDTDEVFSADLSIREKAIEAVKGSEIAYFTLGLPISSDLWEEQFPLILQNVIDACKINGTKLVFFDNTYMYPQDGRVLTENTVFDPVGRKGRVRRKMAEMVLREIESGELEAVICRAPEFYGPGKTQSITNTLVFNNIKEGKKLKVPLSTSKKRSLIWTPDASRATALIGNTPDAFGQTWHLPVDKSHPTYKEFIRIASGIYRKDLNYSAIPNFVFKIGALFNQKVKELLELLPRYEHDNIFDDSKFRNRFPEFQVTTYKQGISQIKSEQLSGK; encoded by the coding sequence ATGCAAACAATATTAGGAGCCAACGGACAGATTGGCGAAGAGTTGGCAAGAGAATTAAAAAGAAATTATACCTCAGATATTCGTATTGTCAGCAGAAATGCCCAAAAAGTAAATGATACTGATGAGGTATTCTCAGCAGATTTATCTATTCGAGAGAAGGCTATTGAAGCGGTAAAAGGAAGTGAAATTGCTTATTTTACATTAGGGCTTCCGATAAGCTCAGATCTTTGGGAAGAACAATTTCCACTGATCCTTCAAAATGTAATTGATGCCTGCAAAATCAATGGAACAAAGTTGGTGTTCTTCGACAACACGTATATGTATCCTCAGGATGGTCGTGTTTTGACTGAAAATACAGTATTTGATCCAGTGGGAAGAAAAGGAAGGGTAAGAAGGAAAATGGCTGAAATGGTATTGAGAGAAATAGAGTCCGGTGAGCTGGAAGCCGTAATCTGCCGGGCTCCTGAATTTTATGGTCCTGGGAAAACACAGAGTATTACAAATACGTTGGTTTTTAATAATATCAAAGAAGGGAAAAAGCTGAAAGTTCCATTAAGTACAAGCAAGAAAAGAAGTCTGATCTGGACTCCGGATGCGAGCCGTGCAACAGCTTTAATTGGCAATACACCTGATGCATTCGGTCAAACCTGGCATCTTCCGGTGGATAAAAGTCATCCAACATATAAAGAGTTTATCAGAATTGCTTCCGGAATTTATAGGAAAGATCTGAACTATTCTGCAATACCCAATTTTGTATTTAAGATAGGTGCTTTATTCAACCAAAAAGTAAAGGAATTATTGGAGTTACTTCCAAGATATGAACATGACAATATCTTTGATGATTCAAAGTTCAGAAATCGATTTCCTGAATTTCAGGTGACCACTTATAAACAAGGGATCAGCCAGATTAAGAGTGAACAGCTTTCTGGGAAATAA